The following proteins are encoded in a genomic region of Drosophila willistoni isolate 14030-0811.24 chromosome 3R, UCI_dwil_1.1, whole genome shotgun sequence:
- the LOC6651326 gene encoding osmotic avoidance abnormal protein 3 isoform X1 encodes MGENVKVIVRCRPMNQKEIKAKCENVVEISEYCISVLNPSAKTAPRKVFTFDTVYDTISNTETIYNDMCYPLVESTLEGYNATIFAYGQTGCGKTHTMQGDGSNIGVIQKCFDHIFESIAMASNIRFLALVSYLEIYNENIRDLLSGDEFSATVSHPLKEVPGIGVTVPSLTTQAVVNAKQCYHWLCFGNKNRATASTLMNENSSRSHTIFSVSLEQFQGSFTSSTPKSETGTTSEEILGGILRGKLNLVDLAGSERQQKTGAFGDRLKEATKINLSLSALGNVISSLVDGKTKHVPYRDSKLTRLLQDSLGGNTKTLMISCISPADTNYDETLSSLRYANRAKNISNKPHINEDPKDAKLRQYQSEILKLKRMLEESQGNKKLEIRPDSTDLIKKSSNVSSRLEMPQPSTSHNNTDLKETDNFAKQSDPVSELQLQARTRIDLIKQALIGGERADDLNLRERHRLRKMEAERHLSAIAHALSRVESQDREFLQVHYASIAQEINVKNDHIKVCRQKIKMLEREVFDLNSEFQLDREDYLDEIRHLGRNIKFYQQLLTRVQPFLWRSGKNLNPDNILENSTWNDDLKVWVIPDSDTIKLPPTQLSASHHNRQGRSKDSQRTLDCLQSVENGQGSDTDELDESDKVNILKNYFRPNRQKNRDRALRTKSSQVYKGDLPFNAKKISLKATRLTFPEGTTLADHKHLKIKDLLGKSSVSAWTSHPMTENALSSGSIEETHELNGNTYSQQNETSFL; translated from the exons ATGGGTGAGAACGTAAAAGTTATAGTTCGTTGTAGACCAATgaatcaaaaagaaataaaagccAAATGCGAA AATGTTGTTGAAATTAGCGAGTATTGCATATCTGTGCTAAATCCCTCTGCAAAAACGGCTCCAAGGAAAGTTTTTACATTCGACACTGTATATGACACCATTTCGAATACTGAAACAATTTATAATGACATGTGCTATCCGCTGGTTGAAAGCACATTGGAGGGATATAATGCAACAATATTTGCTTATGGACAAACAGGCTGTGGTAAAACTCACACAATGCAG GGAGATGGATCAAATATCGGAGTCATACAAAAATGCTTTGATCACATATTTGAGAGCATAGCCATGGCAAGCAACATTAGGTTCTTAGCTTTGGTGAGCTATCTGGAAATCTACAATGAAAACATTCGCGATTTGTTGAGTGGTGACGAGTTTTCGGCCACTGTAAGTCATCCACTCAAAGAAGTGCCTGGCATTGGAGTAACAGTTCCTTCACTGACCACACAGGCTGTGGTAAATGCCAAGCAGTGCTATCATTGGCTATGTTTTGGGAATAAAAACCGGGCGACGGCTTCCACACTGATGAATGAGAACAGTTCGCGTTCGCACACAATATTCTCAGTAAGCCTAGAGCAGTTTCAAGGATCGTTTACTTCATCTACTCCAAAGTCAGAGACAGGAACCACATCGGAGGAGATCTTAGGAGGAATACTACGAGGTAAACTGAACTTAGTCGACTTGGCAGGTTCGGAAAGGCAGCAAAAGACTGGAGCATTTGGCGACCGATTAAAGGAAGCGACCAAAATTAATCTGTCTCTCTCTGCTTTGGGAAACGTTATATCATCGCTGGTTGATGGAAAGACAAAACATGTGCCGTATAGGGACTCAAAGTTAACTCGGTTACTCCAA GACTCTTTGGGTGGCAATACAAAAACCTTGATGATATCATGTATATCGCCAGCAGATACAAACTATGATGAGACTCTTTCCTCTTTGCGATATGCAAATAGagctaaaaatatttcaaacaaGCCCCATATTAATGAAGACCCTAAAGACGCAAAACTTCGTCAGTATCAAagtgaaatattaaaattgaaGAGAATGCTCGAAGAGAGTCAAGGCAATAAAAAACTCGAAATTCGACCTGACTCCACAGACCTCATTAAAAAAAGCTCCAACGTCAGTTCCAGATTAGAAATGCCCCAACCTTCGACTAGTCATAATAACACCGACCTTAAGGAGACCGATAACTTCGCAAAACAGTCAGATCCAGTTTCTGAACTTCAATTACAGGCACGAACAAGAATCGATTTGATAAAGCAAGCTTTAATAGGTGGCGAACGAGCAGATGATCTTAATTTAAGGGAAAGGCATAGGTTGCGAAAAATGGAGGCAGAACGGCATCTAAGTGCAATTGCGCATGCACTGAGCAGAGTTGAAAGTCAGGATCGTGAGTTTTTGCAAGTACATTATGCCAGCATAGCTCAggaaataaatgtaaaaaacgACCACATTAAAGTGTGCCGTCAGAAAATAAAGATGCTGGAACGGGaagtttttgatttaaattctgAATTTCAGTTAGATAGGGAAGATTATTTGGATGAAATTCGTCACCTCGGTCGCAACATAAAGTTCTATCAACAACTATTGACCAGAGTGCAGCCTTTTCTTTGGAGGAGCGGCAAAAATTT GAATCCTGATAACATATTGGAGAACTCAACGTGGAACGATGACTTGAAAGTTTGGGTGATTCCTGATTCCGATACTATAAAACTACCACCTACACAGCTAAGCGCAAGTCATCATAACAGGCAAGGCCGCAGCAAGGACAGTCAAAGAACGTTAGATTGTCTTCAATCAGTTGAAAATGGCCAG GGTTCTGACACTGATGAATTGGACGAATCGGATAAAGTCAATATACTAAAAAACTATTTCCGCCCAAATCGACAAAAAAATAGAGACCGAGCACTGCGAACAAAAAGTTCGCAGGTGTATAAAG GAGATTTGCCGTTTAATGCAAAAAAGATATCACTTAAAGCAACACGATTAACTTTCCCCGAAGGAACTACTCTTGCAGATCACAAACacttaaaaattaaagatttgTTAGGTAAATCTTCAGTTAGTGCTTGGACCTCACATCCAATGACGGAGAATGCCTTGAGTTCAGGATCAATTGAAGAAACTCACGAATTGAATGGTAATACTTATTcacaacaaaacgaaacgtCGTTTTTGTAA
- the LOC6651326 gene encoding osmotic avoidance abnormal protein 3 isoform X2 — translation MGENVKVIVRCRPMNQKEIKAKCENVVEISEYCISVLNPSAKTAPRKVFTFDTVYDTISNTETIYNDMCYPLVESTLEGYNATIFAYGQTGCGKTHTMQGDGSNIGVIQKCFDHIFESIAMASNIRFLALVSYLEIYNENIRDLLSGDEFSATVSHPLKEVPGIGVTVPSLTTQAVVNAKQCYHWLCFGNKNRATASTLMNENSSRSHTIFSVSLEQFQGSFTSSTPKSETGTTSEEILGGILRGKLNLVDLAGSERQQKTGAFGDRLKEATKINLSLSALGNVISSLVDGKTKHVPYRDSKLTRLLQDSLGGNTKTLMISCISPADTNYDETLSSLRYANRAKNISNKPHINEDPKDAKLRQYQSEILKLKRMLEESQGNKKLEIRPDSTDLIKKSSNVSSRLEMPQPSTSHNNTDLKETDNFAKQSDPVSELQLQARTRIDLIKQALIGGERADDLNLRERHRLRKMEAERHLSAIAHALSRVESQDREFLQVHYASIAQEINVKNDHIKVCRQKIKMLEREVFDLNSEFQLDREDYLDEIRHLGRNIKFYQQLLTRVQPFLWRSGKNLNPDNILENSTWNDDLKVWVIPDSDTIKLPPTQLSASHHNRQGRSKDSQRTLDCLQSVENGQGSDTDELDESDKVNILKNYFRPNRQKNRDRALRTKSSQVYKGDLPFNAKKISLKATRLTFPEGTTLADHKHLKIKDLLGKSSVSAWTSHPMTENALSSGSIEETHELNGRDKT, via the exons ATGGGTGAGAACGTAAAAGTTATAGTTCGTTGTAGACCAATgaatcaaaaagaaataaaagccAAATGCGAA AATGTTGTTGAAATTAGCGAGTATTGCATATCTGTGCTAAATCCCTCTGCAAAAACGGCTCCAAGGAAAGTTTTTACATTCGACACTGTATATGACACCATTTCGAATACTGAAACAATTTATAATGACATGTGCTATCCGCTGGTTGAAAGCACATTGGAGGGATATAATGCAACAATATTTGCTTATGGACAAACAGGCTGTGGTAAAACTCACACAATGCAG GGAGATGGATCAAATATCGGAGTCATACAAAAATGCTTTGATCACATATTTGAGAGCATAGCCATGGCAAGCAACATTAGGTTCTTAGCTTTGGTGAGCTATCTGGAAATCTACAATGAAAACATTCGCGATTTGTTGAGTGGTGACGAGTTTTCGGCCACTGTAAGTCATCCACTCAAAGAAGTGCCTGGCATTGGAGTAACAGTTCCTTCACTGACCACACAGGCTGTGGTAAATGCCAAGCAGTGCTATCATTGGCTATGTTTTGGGAATAAAAACCGGGCGACGGCTTCCACACTGATGAATGAGAACAGTTCGCGTTCGCACACAATATTCTCAGTAAGCCTAGAGCAGTTTCAAGGATCGTTTACTTCATCTACTCCAAAGTCAGAGACAGGAACCACATCGGAGGAGATCTTAGGAGGAATACTACGAGGTAAACTGAACTTAGTCGACTTGGCAGGTTCGGAAAGGCAGCAAAAGACTGGAGCATTTGGCGACCGATTAAAGGAAGCGACCAAAATTAATCTGTCTCTCTCTGCTTTGGGAAACGTTATATCATCGCTGGTTGATGGAAAGACAAAACATGTGCCGTATAGGGACTCAAAGTTAACTCGGTTACTCCAA GACTCTTTGGGTGGCAATACAAAAACCTTGATGATATCATGTATATCGCCAGCAGATACAAACTATGATGAGACTCTTTCCTCTTTGCGATATGCAAATAGagctaaaaatatttcaaacaaGCCCCATATTAATGAAGACCCTAAAGACGCAAAACTTCGTCAGTATCAAagtgaaatattaaaattgaaGAGAATGCTCGAAGAGAGTCAAGGCAATAAAAAACTCGAAATTCGACCTGACTCCACAGACCTCATTAAAAAAAGCTCCAACGTCAGTTCCAGATTAGAAATGCCCCAACCTTCGACTAGTCATAATAACACCGACCTTAAGGAGACCGATAACTTCGCAAAACAGTCAGATCCAGTTTCTGAACTTCAATTACAGGCACGAACAAGAATCGATTTGATAAAGCAAGCTTTAATAGGTGGCGAACGAGCAGATGATCTTAATTTAAGGGAAAGGCATAGGTTGCGAAAAATGGAGGCAGAACGGCATCTAAGTGCAATTGCGCATGCACTGAGCAGAGTTGAAAGTCAGGATCGTGAGTTTTTGCAAGTACATTATGCCAGCATAGCTCAggaaataaatgtaaaaaacgACCACATTAAAGTGTGCCGTCAGAAAATAAAGATGCTGGAACGGGaagtttttgatttaaattctgAATTTCAGTTAGATAGGGAAGATTATTTGGATGAAATTCGTCACCTCGGTCGCAACATAAAGTTCTATCAACAACTATTGACCAGAGTGCAGCCTTTTCTTTGGAGGAGCGGCAAAAATTT GAATCCTGATAACATATTGGAGAACTCAACGTGGAACGATGACTTGAAAGTTTGGGTGATTCCTGATTCCGATACTATAAAACTACCACCTACACAGCTAAGCGCAAGTCATCATAACAGGCAAGGCCGCAGCAAGGACAGTCAAAGAACGTTAGATTGTCTTCAATCAGTTGAAAATGGCCAG GGTTCTGACACTGATGAATTGGACGAATCGGATAAAGTCAATATACTAAAAAACTATTTCCGCCCAAATCGACAAAAAAATAGAGACCGAGCACTGCGAACAAAAAGTTCGCAGGTGTATAAAG GAGATTTGCCGTTTAATGCAAAAAAGATATCACTTAAAGCAACACGATTAACTTTCCCCGAAGGAACTACTCTTGCAGATCACAAACacttaaaaattaaagatttgTTAGGTAAATCTTCAGTTAGTGCTTGGACCTCACATCCAATGACGGAGAATGCCTTGAGTTCAGGATCAATTGAAGAAACTCACGAATTGAATG GGCGGGACAAAACATAG